The Oncorhynchus tshawytscha isolate Ot180627B linkage group LG05, Otsh_v2.0, whole genome shotgun sequence genome includes a window with the following:
- the LOC112250019 gene encoding 5'-nucleotidase — MGVREQVKSILLYLCVCSHVCTEEWELTLLHTNDVHARVEETSKDSGKCTKPPCFAGVARRFTKIKEIRNREKNVMLLDAGDQFQGTVWFNVYKGAEAAHFMNKLGYDAMALGNHEFDNKVEGLIKPFLQEVKCTVLSANIKADDTLAPRISGLYFPYKVFDVDSKKVGVVGYTSKETPALSQTGPNLVFEDEIDALQLQVDKLITLGVNKIIALGHSGFVTDKEIARRVKGVDVVIGGHSNTFLYTGKQPSSEVPAGPYPVIVRSEGGRDVPVVQAFAFGKYLGYLKVTFDEAGNVLQSTGNPILLDSSVPEDPSILAEVNEWKKALANYSSQYVGETLVYLNGTFEECRFRECNLGNLICDAMVHHNIKYADELQWNHVSSCILQGGSIRSSIDERSRNGSITMEDLIAVLPFGGTYDLVQLKGSTLRKTFEHSVRRYGGNTGEFLQVSGFHVEYDMSRPPGERARSISVLCTDCRVPVYEPLDDRRLYKVVLPSYMVEGGDGFSMIKEENLKHDSGDMDISVVASYFAERKKVHPAIEGRIKISNSASGGPGHMALLFMLGLVMALFGRL; from the exons ATGGGAGTGCGTGAGCAGGTGAAGAGCATTTTATTATACCTCTGCGTCTGTAGTCATGTTTGTACTGAAGAGTGGGAACTCACGCTGCTTCATACCAACGATGTCCACGCACGGGTTGAGGAGACAAGCAAGGACTCCGGCAAATGCACCAAGCCTCCGTGTTTTGCCGGGGTGGCACGGAGATTTACGAAAATAAAGGAGATCCGGAACCGGGAGAAAAATGTGATGCTGCTGGACGCAGGAGATCAATTTCAAGGAACCGTTTGGTTTAATGTCTATAAGGGAGCAGAGGCTGCACATTTTATGAACAAACTTGGCTACGATGCAATG GCTCTGGGGAATCATGAGTTTGACAATAAAGTGGAGGGACTTATCAAGCCGTTTCTCCAGGAGGTGAAGTGCACAGTCCTCAGTGCTAACATCAAAGCAGACGACACACTAGCACCTCGCATCAGTGGCCTTTATTTCCCTTATAAGGTATTTGATGTAGACTCTAAGAAAGTGGGCGTGGTGGGATACACATCAAAGGAGACGCCTGCTCTGTCACAAACAG GACCTAACTTAGTGTTTGAGGATGAGATTGATGCTCTCCAGCTCCAGGTTGACAAACTCATCACTTTGGGGGTCAACAAGATTATCGCCCTTGGTCACTCTGGCTTCGTTACAGACAAAGAAATAGCCAGAAGGGTAAAGGGTGTGGATGTGGTCATCGGAGGACATAGTAACACCTTTCTGTACACAG GAAAACAGCCTTCCTCTGAGGTCCCGGCAGGTCCCTACCCGGTTATAGTAAGGTCAGAGGGTGGGCGTGATGTCCCTGTGGTGCAGGCCTTTGCCTTTGGGAAATATCTGGGTTACCTCAAGGTGACGTTTGACGAAGCTGGCAACGTGCTCCAGTCCACAGGCAACCCCATCCTTCTGGACAGCTCTGTACCAGAGG ACCCCAGTATTCTGGCTGAAGTCAACGAGTGGAAAAAGGCCCTGGCAAATTACTCCTCCCAGTATGTGGGGGAGACCCTGGTGTATCTCAATGGAACGTTTGAAGAGTGCAGGTTCCGAGAGTGCAACCTGGGAAACCTAATCTGTGACGCTATG GTACACCACAACATTAAATATGCAGACGAGCTTCAATGGAACCATGTTAGCTCCTGTATCCTCCAAGGGGGATCGATACGGTCATCCATAGATGAGCGGAGTCGAAACG GTTCCATCACGATGGAGGACCTCATTGCTGTGTTGCCGTTTGGAGGCACCTATGATCTGGTTCAGCTGAAGGGATCTACTCTGAGGAAGACTTTTGAGCACTCCGTCAGGAGATATGGAGGGAACACAGGGGAATTCCTTCAAGTATCAG GATTTCATGTAGAGTATGATATGTCGAGGCCCCCTGGGGAGCGCGCTAGGAGTATTAGTGTGCTCTGTACGGACTGCCGGGTGCCAGTCTATGAGCCTCTGGACGACAGAAGGCTATACAAGGTGGTCCTGCCCTCATACATGGTGGAAGGAGGAGACGGATTCTCCATGATTAAAGAGGAGAACCTGAAACATGACAGTG GTGACATGGACATATCGGTGGTGGCCAGCTACTTTGCTGAGAGGAAGAAGGTGCACCCGGCTATAGAGGGACGTATCAAGATTTCCAACTCAGCTTCAGGGGGGCCTGGTCACATGGCTCTGTTATTCATGCTGGGGCTAGTGATGGCTCTGTTTGGGAGACTATGA